One Papaver somniferum cultivar HN1 chromosome 10, ASM357369v1, whole genome shotgun sequence genomic window carries:
- the LOC113316779 gene encoding uncharacterized protein LOC113316779 — MHQPSGFIDPEHPDYVCRLRRSLYGLKQAPRAWFQRFAKFITNCGFRGSMCDPSLFVYQSVSDTAYLLLYVDDIVLTASNNSPLHRFIDLMKRKFAMSDLGLLHHFLGISVTRSSSVLYLSKSLYAQDIIARASMTQCNPVDTLVDTNSKLSATSGPTVKDPTLYRSLAGALQYLTFTRPDISYAVQQVCLFMHDPREPHMQALKRIIRYLQGTIHHGLFISVSTTSGLTTYSDADWEGCPDSRRSTSVYCVFLGDNLVSWSSKRQATISRSSAEAEYRGVANVVAETTWLRNLLLEIHLPLRRANIVYCDNVSVIYMSGDPVQHQRTKHVEIDIHFVCERVRIGDIHVLHVPSENQYADIFTKGLPRQLFVRFRSSLSVCSSLAQTKGV, encoded by the coding sequence ATGCATCAGCCTTCGGGGTTTATTGATCCTGAGCACCCTGATTACGTATGTCGACTACGCAGATCGCTATATGGTCTCAAGCAGGCTCCTCGGGCGTGGTTTCAGAGGTTTGCcaaatttattactaattgtggtttCCGTGGTAGTATGTGTGATCCATCTCTCTTTGTTTATCAATCCGTCTCGGATACAGCATATTTACtgctatatgtagatgatattgttTTGACTGCCTCTAACAATAGTCCTCTACACCGCttcattgatttgatgaaaagGAAATTTGCCATGTCTGACCTTGGACTGCTACATCATTTTCTAGGTATTAGTGTCACTCGATCATCTTCAGTGTTATATTTGTCTAAGTCATTATATGCTCAAGACATCATTGCTCGTGCCTCCATGACACAATGTAACCCAGTGGATACTTTGGTCGACACCAACTCCAAACTCAGTGCTACTTCAGGTCCTACGGTTAAGGATCCTACTCTATACAGAAGCCTAGCTGGAGCTTTACAATACCTCACCTTCACCAGGCCAGACATCTCATACGCGGTTCAACAGGTATGCTTATTCATGCACGACCCCAGAGAGCCTCACATGCAGGCCCTTAAGAGGATCATTCGCTATCTTCAGGGAACAATTCATCACGGTTTGTTTATCTCGGTCTCCACTACTTCTGGATTAACgacatactctgatgctgattgggaggGATGTCCTGATTCTCGCCGATCGACTTCGGTTTACTGTGTCTTTCTTGGTGACAACCTCGTCTCCTGGTCATCTAAACGTCAGGCAACAATTTCTCGATccagtgctgaagctgaatacCGGGGGGTAGCAAATGTTGTCGCTGAAACTACATGGCTTCGCAACCTCCTTCTGGAGATTCATCTTCCTCTACGACGTGCTAATATCGTATATTGTGATAATGTGAGTGTGATTTATATGTCTGGAGACCCTGTTCAACATCAACGCACCAAGCATGTGGAAATTGATATACACTTTGTATGTGAACGCGTTCGTATTGGTGACATTCATGTTCTTCACGTCCCCTCTGAAAACCAGTATGCTGACATCTTCACCAAGGGACTTCCTCGTCAGTTATTTGTTCGTTTTCGGTCTAGTCTTAGCGTTTGCTCTTCTCTcgctcagactaagggggtgtaa
- the LOC113315145 gene encoding uncharacterized protein LOC113315145 — MAPSKRRRGGSKKSSSAAAKKRKKSGNKTEIPTENELPQEEEEGKEIETVVVEIEEIPADPPVVPSIPVEPPVDFGKASSTAKNGEKLGNENEISSENVLTQEEEVEIEEIPADPPVVPSISVEPHVDCDKASSTAKNGEKLGNKNEISSENLLTQEEEEEERVVEQTLAPILSAVETLVDLYSDSAPNTKLPCRRAVKSGRDSPVGDVSSEQQQLCEDQTAVEVVDCTQDDNKEKGKVDLTQSFVSDQVFDSPDALIEWCQEVGRKTMSVIVVTKSRKPVLGRPAMLELGCERGGVDQDHNKKTDTPTLKDLTKKRESRPRKCGCPFTLKGVWMEGDKWKVRVHCGAHNHELPEMLVGHSDVDRSKEEQKEILVDLTKSGVRHRRVLSPLKHRSRENMSRMRTIYNYSAAIKLTEVEGKSVMHSPSSVNVSTMKTVENASSAIKLTEVEGKSAMHTPSSVNVSTMKTVENASSAIKLSEVEGKSAMHTPSSVNVSAMKTVENASAAIKLTEVEGKSAMQQVLGLLLKHHYVEWHRRDEKSDELKDIFWAHPESLQLVLGFHSVLIVDSTYKTNRFGSPLLRIVGVTSTGKLFTVAFIILEAETEDHYVWALTRLKRLFSPNALPSTFVTDGELKLVNAIGTVFPKAKWLFCSLHVLKKVSENCKQYFESDEEFERFMKEWTNLTHVRTKDEYADAFCDFVLTWTSYPGCIQYLRDNWLRHKEHYVPAWTKFIKHFGNTSINRVGSSHAILKSQLAANNFSICWTTMHKMISDEIIDIKASFEKSLTSVPDEYLLPAFKELRGCVSHKAMEFLLLEHSRSEDVGFDVGVCGCVLRLSYGLPCAHEIVQYFRNGTEIPLSKIDSQWKLLSTIPVPEEHSEFDYLPELKSVRERWEKASKFERKIMQKKLEETACL, encoded by the exons ATGGCACCAAGTAAGAGAAGAAGAGGTGGTTCTAAAAAATCTTCCTCTGCTGCTGCTAAGAAACGTAAAAAATCTGGGAATAAAACTGAAATTCCTACCGAAAATGAATTgccccaagaagaagaagaagggaaagAAATCGAGACAGTGGTGGTAGAAATAGAAGAAATTCCCGCAGATCCTCCTGTTGTTCCTTCAATTCCAGTTGAACCTCCTGTAGATTTTGGTAAGGCTTCTTCTACTGCTAAGAATGGTGAAAAATTGGGGAATGAAAATGAAATTTCATCTGAAAATGTATTGacccaagaagaagaagtagaaataGAAGAAATTCCTGCAGATCCTCCTGTTGTTCCTTCAATTTCAGTTGAACCTCATGTAGATTGTGATAAAGCTTCTTCTACTGCTAAGAATGGTGAAAAATTGGGGAATAAAAATGAAATTTCATCTGAAAATCTATTgacccaagaagaagaagaagaagaaagagtggtGGAACAAACACTGGCACCTATTTTATCTGCAGTTGAAACTCTTGTAGATTTGTATTCTGACTCTGCACCCAACACTAAACTACCCTGCCGTCGTGCCGTGAAATCTG GTAGAGATTCTCCTGTAGGAGATGTTTCTTCTGAACAACAACAATTGTGTGAGGATCAAACAGCAGTGGAGGTTGTTGATTGTACA CAAGATGATAACAAGGAGAAAGGAAAAGTAGATTTGACACAGAGCTTTGTGAGCGATCAG GTTTTTGACTCACCTGATGCTCTTATCGAGTGGTGTCAGGAGGTTGGAAGAAAAACTATGTCTGTGATTGTGGTAACTAAGTCAAGGAAACCTGTTCTAGGAAGGCCTGCAATGTTGGAATTAGGGTGTGAAAGAGGTGGTGTGGACCAAGACCATAACAAAAAAACAGATACACCAACACTGAAAGACCTTACAAAAAAGAGAGAATCAAGGCCGAGAAAATGTGGATGTCCTTTTACACTAAAAGGAGTGTGGATGGAAGGTGATAAATGGAAGGTCAGGGTGCACTGTGGAGCACACAATCATGAGCTACCAGAAATGCTTGTTGGCCACTCCGACGTAGATAGGTCAAAGGAGGAGCAAAAGGAAATATTAGTTGATCTGACTAAAAGTGGTGTTCGACATCGGCGAGTGCTTAGCCCACTCAAACACAGAAGCAGAGAGAACATGTCAAGAATGAGGACAATTTATAATTATAGCGCAGCAATAAAACTTACGGAGGTTGAAGGGAAGTCAGTAATGCACAGTCCTTCTAGTGTAAACGTGTCAACAATGAAGACAGTTGAGAATGCAAGTTCAGCAATAAAACTTACGGAGGTTGAAGGGAAGTCAGCAATGCACACTCCTTCTAGTGTAAACGTGTCAACAATGAAGACAGTTGAGAATGCAAGTTCAGCAATAAAACTTTCGGAGGTTGAAGGGAAGTCAGCAATGCACACTCCTTCTAGTGTAAACGTGTCAGCAATGAAGACAGTTGAGAATGCAAGTGCAGCAATAAAACTTACTGAGGTTGAAGGTAAGTCAGCAATGCAACAGGTATTGGGATTGCTGTTGAAACACCATTACGTGGAATGGCATAGGAGAGATGAAAAGTCAGACGAGCTGAAAGATATCTTTTGGGCCCATCCAGAATCTTTACAATTGGTCTTGGGTTTCCATTCGGTGCTCATTGTTGATAGCACTTACAAGACCAACCGGTTTGGTTCACCTTTGCTTCGGATTGTTGGTGTTACTTCTACAGGAAAATTGTTCACCGTTGCATTTATAATCTTGGAGGCAGAGACAGAAGATCACTATGTTTGGGCTTTGACTCGTTTAAAGAGACTATTTTCGCCAAATGCGCTACCATCTACCTTTGTAACAGATGGAGAGCTCAAATTAGTGAATGCAATAGGTACAGTCTTTCCAAAAGCAAAATGGCTGTTTTGCTCATTGCATGTCTTAAAAAAGGTTTCAGAAAATTGCAAGCAATACTTTGAGtccgatgaagaatttgaaagattTATGAAAGAGTGGACAAATCTGACTCATGTGAGGACCAAAGACGAGTACGCTGATGCTTTCTGTGACTTTGTATTGACATGGACAAGCTACCCTGGATGCATCCAGTATTTACGTGATAATTGGCTACGACATAAAGAGCATTATGTACCGGCATGGACAAAGTTCATAAAGCATTTTGGAAACACGTCAATAAATAGAGTTGGCAGTTCTCATGCTATTCTTAAGAGTCAGCTAGCGGCTAATAACTTCTCGATTTGTTGGACGACAATGCACAAGATGATAAGCGACGAGATAATAGACATTAAGGCCTCCTTCGAGAAGAGTCTGACATCCGTTCCAGACGAATATCTGCTTCCTGCTTTTAAAGAATTGCGGGGTTGTGTTTCACATAAggcgatggaatttttattgttggAGCACAGTCGTTCTGAAGATGTAGGCTTCGATGTAGGAGTTTGTGGGTGTGTCCTTCGCCTCTCTTATGGGCTCCCTTGTGCCCACGAGATAGTACAATATTTTCGTAATGGTACAGAAATACCTCTTTCTAAGATTGACTCCCAGTGGAAACTACTTTCAACTATACCAGTGCCTGAAGAGCATAGCGAGTTCGATTACCTTCCAGAGTTGAAATCAGTCAGGGAAAGGTGGGAAAAGGCATCCAAATTTGAACGCAAGATAATGCAGAAGAAGTTAGAGGAAACTGCATGCTTGTAG